A DNA window from Turicibacter sp. TJ11 contains the following coding sequences:
- a CDS encoding ABC-F family ATP-binding cassette domain-containing protein produces MILLQTSKLTKLYSGTPILENVQFEVKKGERIAVVGRNGAGKSTLLKMIADEIDFDGGEIHKPQSVVLGYFAQSSHVNSDDTIYNEMLKVFEETIKLKGQLEELSIKMAEEDPNSEQYLKIIEHYQNLNHRFELMSGYTYESEINNILNRFKFNEIGFDQKISNLSGGQKTRLALAKLLLQKPDVLILDEPTNHLDIDTIEWLEGYLKKYSGAVVIVSHDRYFIDQIATTVYEIEYRKCTKYKGNYSDYMDQKAVSYASLMKQYEKQQKEISKMEDFISRNIVRASTTKRAQSRRKLLDKMERIEIPKINDKSIGITFEIDRRSGNDVLKVEDLTVGYEDQVISNHLDFHLNRLDRVALIGPNGIGKSTILKTVAGDLPKISGEIYYGKSLDMGYFDQEQANLTSNNTVLNEVWNCFPTRLEKDIRTLLGNFLFTGDDVFKTVNQLSGGEKVRLTLCKLMLEKNNFLLLDEPTNHLDIDSKEMLELSLEDYEGTVFFISHDRYFIDKIATRILEVTPEGVVSYLGNYSDYIEKKQQLAELEAAKLAEQSNVDTSNNITDYQKQKEQRRLEQQRKRQLEETETKIAMYEEELEYKKAELFQEEVYLDSQKSAQVQARIEELEQLIMEAMEIWEELSLS; encoded by the coding sequence ATGATTTTATTACAAACTAGCAAATTGACTAAACTTTATTCAGGAACACCGATTCTTGAAAATGTTCAATTTGAAGTCAAAAAAGGTGAACGTATTGCTGTTGTTGGGCGTAATGGTGCTGGAAAATCAACCTTATTAAAAATGATTGCTGATGAAATTGACTTTGATGGTGGTGAAATTCATAAACCACAAAGTGTTGTTCTAGGATATTTTGCCCAATCTAGTCATGTTAATTCTGATGATACCATTTATAATGAGATGCTTAAAGTCTTTGAAGAAACCATTAAATTAAAAGGACAACTCGAAGAACTTAGTATTAAAATGGCTGAAGAAGATCCAAATAGTGAACAATACTTAAAAATTATTGAACACTATCAAAACTTAAATCATCGTTTTGAATTAATGAGTGGCTATACTTATGAATCTGAAATTAATAATATACTAAACCGATTCAAGTTTAATGAAATTGGTTTTGATCAAAAGATCTCTAATTTAAGTGGAGGGCAAAAGACTCGTTTAGCTTTAGCTAAATTATTACTTCAAAAACCTGATGTTTTAATTCTCGATGAGCCGACCAACCACTTAGATATTGATACGATTGAATGGTTAGAAGGTTATTTAAAAAAATATTCAGGTGCTGTTGTTATTGTCTCTCACGATCGTTACTTTATTGATCAAATCGCAACAACGGTATATGAGATTGAGTATCGTAAATGTACAAAATATAAAGGAAACTACTCTGATTATATGGATCAAAAAGCGGTCTCTTATGCATCACTAATGAAGCAATACGAAAAACAACAAAAAGAAATTTCAAAGATGGAAGATTTCATTAGTCGAAATATCGTTCGTGCTTCAACAACTAAACGAGCACAATCTCGACGAAAATTACTTGATAAAATGGAACGAATCGAAATCCCAAAAATTAATGATAAATCAATCGGGATTACTTTTGAAATTGATCGCCGTAGTGGAAATGACGTTTTAAAAGTTGAAGATTTAACCGTTGGTTATGAAGATCAAGTCATTTCAAATCATTTAGATTTTCACCTGAATCGTCTCGATCGCGTCGCATTAATTGGTCCTAACGGAATTGGAAAATCAACTATTTTAAAAACAGTCGCTGGAGACTTACCTAAAATAAGCGGAGAAATTTACTATGGAAAAAGTTTAGACATGGGATATTTCGATCAGGAACAAGCAAATTTAACTTCTAATAATACCGTTTTAAATGAGGTATGGAATTGCTTCCCTACTAGACTTGAAAAAGATATTCGAACATTATTAGGAAACTTCCTGTTTACGGGTGACGATGTTTTCAAAACAGTTAATCAACTTTCTGGTGGTGAAAAAGTTCGATTAACTTTATGCAAACTCATGCTTGAAAAAAATAATTTCTTATTACTAGATGAACCAACTAACCACTTAGATATCGATAGTAAAGAAATGCTCGAACTGTCTCTTGAAGATTATGAAGGAACTGTCTTTTTTATTTCACATGACCGCTACTTTATTGATAAAATTGCCACTCGAATTTTAGAAGTTACTCCAGAAGGTGTCGTTTCTTACTTAGGAAATTACTCTGATTATATCGAGAAAAAGCAACAATTAGCGGAACTTGAAGCTGCAAAATTAGCTGAACAATCAAATGTAGATACCTCAAATAATATAACAGATTATCAAAAACAAAAAGAACAACGTCGTTTGGAACAACAACGTAAACGACAACTTGAAGAAACAGAGACAAAAATTGCAATGTATGAAGAAGAATTAGAGTATAAAAAAGCGGAGCTATTTCAGGAAGAAGTTTATTTAGATTCTCAAAAATCTGCACAAGTTCAGGCTCGTATTGAGGAATTAGAACAGTTAATTATGGAAGCTATGGAAATTTGGGAAGAACTTAGCCTATCGTAA
- a CDS encoding manganese efflux pump, which yields MNFLAILLFSVSATCDNLIIGLSYGAKRIKISFISNLIVGIISCLGTLLGMYIGNLFDYFIIGSIAQYLGSGLLFLFGFYMFYQALYKQIKSSDDATTINDTADLAENFDVDHSKSIDIKEASVLGLFLCLNNFGLGIAAALTGLNIYITSLTCLLLSILFIEFGCRLTYSFLSENTVKYAEYISSLIIMLLAIYQLFF from the coding sequence ATGAATTTTTTAGCTATACTATTATTTTCTGTATCTGCTACATGTGATAATTTAATTATTGGTTTGAGTTATGGAGCGAAAAGAATAAAAATCTCTTTTATTAGTAACTTAATCGTAGGAATTATTTCTTGTTTAGGAACATTACTTGGTATGTATATAGGAAATCTTTTCGATTATTTTATAATTGGATCAATTGCACAGTATCTAGGAAGTGGATTACTCTTTTTATTTGGTTTTTATATGTTTTATCAAGCACTATATAAACAAATAAAATCAAGCGATGACGCTACAACCATTAATGATACTGCTGATTTAGCAGAGAATTTTGATGTGGATCATTCTAAGTCAATAGATATAAAGGAAGCATCTGTATTAGGATTATTTTTATGTTTAAATAATTTTGGATTAGGAATTGCTGCAGCTCTAACGGGGCTTAATATATATATCACTTCATTAACATGTTTACTTTTAAGTATTTTATTTATTGAGTTTGGATGTCGCTTAACTTATAGTTTTTTAAGTGAAAATACGGTGAAATATGCTGAATATATATCAAGTTTAATTATCATGTTATTAGCGATTTACCAATTATTCTTCTAA
- the tsaD gene encoding tRNA (adenosine(37)-N6)-threonylcarbamoyltransferase complex transferase subunit TsaD, with amino-acid sequence MEKDILVLAVESSCDETSVAVIKNGKEILSNIVASQIESHKRFGGVVPEVASRHHVESVTLVFEEALQKANIGWNDIDAITVTEGPGLIGSLLIGINAAKALAFAHNIPLVGVHHIAGHIYANQLVEPLEFPLLALVVSGGHTELVYMKDHYQFEVIGETLDDAVGEAYDKVARTLNLPYPGGPHIDRLAAEGEDTYKLPRVWLDKESYDFSFSGLKSAVINTVHNAKQRGEEIIPKNLAASFQASVVEVLVEKTMRAAREYDVKQIIVAGGVSANKGLRQGLDEAVAKEGRVKLTIPPLSLCTDNAAMIGAAGTMAFLKGHRSSMDMNGSSGMELNSL; translated from the coding sequence ATGGAAAAAGATATTTTAGTATTAGCAGTTGAAAGTAGTTGCGATGAAACGAGTGTAGCAGTCATTAAAAATGGTAAAGAGATTTTATCGAATATTGTTGCGTCTCAAATTGAAAGTCACAAGCGTTTTGGTGGGGTAGTACCCGAGGTAGCTAGTCGTCATCATGTCGAAAGTGTAACATTAGTTTTTGAAGAGGCTTTACAGAAGGCTAATATTGGCTGGAACGATATTGATGCTATAACAGTAACTGAAGGGCCAGGATTAATCGGATCACTTTTAATTGGAATCAATGCTGCAAAAGCATTAGCATTTGCTCATAACATTCCACTGGTTGGTGTTCATCATATCGCTGGACATATTTATGCTAATCAGTTAGTTGAACCGTTAGAGTTTCCATTATTAGCATTAGTCGTATCAGGTGGACATACCGAATTAGTTTATATGAAGGACCATTATCAGTTTGAAGTGATTGGAGAAACATTGGATGATGCCGTAGGGGAAGCTTATGATAAAGTTGCTCGAACATTAAACTTACCTTATCCAGGAGGACCACATATCGATCGATTAGCAGCTGAGGGAGAGGATACATATAAATTACCTCGTGTATGGCTAGATAAAGAGTCTTATGATTTTAGTTTTTCAGGACTGAAATCAGCTGTTATTAATACAGTTCATAATGCAAAACAACGTGGTGAAGAAATTATTCCAAAAAATTTAGCTGCAAGTTTTCAAGCGAGTGTTGTTGAGGTGTTAGTTGAAAAAACGATGCGTGCTGCACGTGAATATGATGTTAAGCAGATTATTGTTGCTGGTGGAGTATCTGCTAATAAAGGATTACGCCAAGGATTAGATGAAGCTGTTGCAAAAGAGGGTCGTGTTAAGTTAACAATTCCCCCATTATCTCTTTGTACAGATAATGCTGCGATGATCGGAGCCGCTGGAACAATGGCATTTTTAAAGGGACATCGTAGTTCAATGGATATGAACGGTTCATCAGGAATGGAATTAAATTCATTATAA
- a CDS encoding GNAT family N-acetyltransferase — MKTKRLTLRSIELEDAELIANWKNDPYNQTMSTGNQQYTVESEQEDIKANEDPYYIMVITETNTPIGYIRINWMDNLKSCAWLRFGLGSHRGEGYTKEALEALIPQLFEQGVHRIEAEVYAYNQSSYHLLKALNFEMEGVRRQAHYHNNTYHDVYLFGRIKSTPSTNLNDYLTFVAPYYKQTEMLNAIINHLNQFDLSNLNLSKLYFLASFHGLLTELQRDTQLMTQTLAKLGRLNWTSEQIKEALFGLERQLYQPVSVEEKIIHDLYIIEKINISNALTLDEANQKLITSIGKNLAKEKIKHIEQLKQS; from the coding sequence ATGAAAACCAAAAGACTCACCTTAAGATCGATTGAATTAGAAGATGCTGAGTTAATAGCTAACTGGAAAAACGACCCTTATAATCAAACAATGTCTACTGGAAATCAACAATACACTGTTGAATCAGAACAAGAAGATATTAAAGCTAATGAAGATCCTTATTATATAATGGTTATTACCGAGACCAATACTCCAATTGGATATATTCGTATTAATTGGATGGATAATTTAAAATCTTGTGCTTGGTTAAGATTTGGTCTTGGCTCACATCGAGGAGAAGGATATACAAAAGAAGCTCTTGAGGCACTCATTCCACAGTTATTTGAACAAGGAGTTCATCGAATTGAAGCTGAGGTTTATGCCTATAATCAATCTAGTTATCATCTTCTCAAAGCTCTTAATTTTGAGATGGAGGGGGTTCGACGTCAAGCTCATTACCATAATAATACTTATCATGATGTTTATCTTTTTGGACGTATTAAAAGTACTCCTAGCACTAACCTAAATGACTATTTAACCTTCGTTGCTCCTTATTATAAACAAACGGAGATGTTAAATGCGATAATTAATCATCTTAATCAATTTGATTTATCAAATTTAAATCTTTCAAAATTATATTTTCTAGCCTCTTTTCATGGTTTATTAACAGAACTTCAAAGGGATACTCAATTGATGACTCAAACGCTAGCTAAATTAGGTCGATTGAATTGGACATCTGAGCAAATTAAAGAAGCTCTTTTTGGCCTTGAAAGACAACTCTATCAACCTGTAAGTGTAGAAGAAAAAATCATCCATGATTTATATATCATCGAAAAAATTAATATTTCAAATGCATTAACACTAGATGAAGCTAATCAGAAACTTATCACCTCAATCGGTAAAAATCTTGCCAAAGAAAAAATCAAACATATAGAGCAACTCAAACAATCATAA
- the tsaB gene encoding tRNA (adenosine(37)-N6)-threonylcarbamoyltransferase complex dimerization subunit type 1 TsaB, which translates to MFVLAIDTSNTTLSVALVENHQTLAEVMETTKNDHSKRLMPTIEALFKQINRTPKELDLIAVAQGPGSYTGVRIGVTVAKVLAWTLNKPLVGVSSLEILARNLKTEGYIIPLFDARRQTVFAGVYNGESSEVIVPDGHYELTDLLNNLSNSDKKMYFLGNDVVKYEALIKSVLGDRVVEIDDESLHVPHASTLANIALEKEAVENVHHFTPKYHRLPEAEMNWMLEQENKGK; encoded by the coding sequence ATGTTCGTATTAGCTATTGATACATCAAATACAACTTTATCAGTTGCGCTTGTTGAAAATCATCAAACGCTAGCAGAGGTCATGGAAACAACAAAAAATGATCATTCAAAACGTTTGATGCCAACGATTGAAGCTTTATTTAAACAAATAAATCGTACACCAAAAGAGCTTGATTTGATCGCTGTTGCACAAGGTCCCGGTTCATATACAGGTGTTCGTATTGGAGTAACGGTTGCAAAAGTATTAGCTTGGACGTTGAATAAACCATTAGTAGGCGTATCGAGTCTAGAAATTTTAGCACGTAATTTAAAAACAGAGGGTTATATTATTCCTTTATTTGATGCACGTCGTCAAACTGTTTTTGCAGGAGTTTATAATGGTGAATCATCGGAAGTAATTGTTCCAGACGGACATTATGAATTAACAGATTTATTAAATAATTTATCAAATAGTGATAAAAAAATGTATTTCCTGGGTAATGATGTTGTAAAATATGAAGCTTTAATTAAATCTGTCTTAGGGGATCGAGTAGTGGAGATAGATGATGAATCTTTACATGTGCCGCACGCAAGCACTTTAGCTAATATTGCATTAGAAAAAGAGGCTGTTGAAAATGTTCATCACTTCACACCGAAGTATCATCGCTTACCAGAAGCAGAAATGAACTGGATGTTAGAACAAGAGAATAAAGGAAAATAA
- a CDS encoding M23 family metallopeptidase — MKRKFSIMILSLIITILPSIMARAEDSSNHEARLKMYKDYEVASGVPWYQIAAVDQYERNIHKFREECGNLKYDTISICILNERWSGPENPYYYDSDYYTINLFGGIGKDGDGDGLADINNEEDVLYTMVEYLRSFEEFESAIVAYYQNEQAVMIIEEISSLFEHFDTIVLDKRSLPVSKRYSYSFQDNYGTARSWGGARSHEGIDIFAGYSTPVLSTAYGVVEVMGWNDFGGYRIGIRDIYNTYQYYAHLQGYEGNLKEGDIVEPGQVIGYVGSTGYGKEGTSGKFPPHLHFGLYKYDGRCEWAFNPYPHLRRWEKEKQ, encoded by the coding sequence ATGAAACGTAAATTCTCTATAATGATTTTATCATTAATTATTACGATATTACCTAGTATAATGGCTAGAGCAGAAGATAGTAGTAATCATGAAGCAAGATTAAAAATGTATAAAGATTATGAAGTAGCTTCAGGAGTTCCGTGGTATCAAATTGCAGCCGTTGATCAATATGAAAGAAATATTCATAAGTTTAGAGAAGAGTGCGGTAATCTAAAATATGATACTATTTCGATTTGTATTTTAAATGAGAGATGGTCAGGGCCTGAAAATCCATATTATTATGATAGTGACTACTATACAATCAATTTATTCGGTGGTATTGGTAAAGATGGTGACGGTGACGGATTAGCAGATATAAATAATGAAGAAGACGTCTTATATACAATGGTAGAGTATTTAAGATCTTTTGAAGAGTTTGAATCTGCTATTGTTGCTTATTATCAAAATGAACAGGCGGTCATGATCATTGAGGAAATTTCATCATTATTTGAACACTTTGATACTATTGTTTTAGATAAGCGATCGCTACCGGTTTCAAAGCGCTATAGTTACAGTTTCCAAGATAACTATGGAACAGCTAGAAGTTGGGGAGGTGCACGTTCTCACGAAGGAATTGATATCTTTGCAGGATATTCAACTCCAGTTTTATCGACAGCTTATGGAGTTGTTGAAGTAATGGGATGGAATGATTTTGGAGGATATCGTATTGGTATTCGAGACATCTATAATACTTATCAATACTATGCACATTTACAAGGCTACGAAGGTAATTTAAAAGAAGGCGATATTGTCGAGCCGGGTCAAGTCATAGGTTATGTTGGAAGTACAGGATACGGAAAAGAAGGAACAAGTGGTAAATTTCCACCTCATTTACATTTTGGTTTATACAAGTATGATGGACGTTGTGAATGGGCATTTAATCCTTATCCACATTTAAGACGTTGGGAAAAAGAGAAACAATAG
- the tsaE gene encoding tRNA (adenosine(37)-N6)-threonylcarbamoyltransferase complex ATPase subunit type 1 TsaE, translating to MTYIIKTNSVEETQLLAEKIGRWVKPGMILTLEGDLGAGKTTFTKGFARGLDIKRNVNSPTFTIIKEYQGRLPLYHMDVYRLENGAEDMGIDDYLFGEGVCVVEWASMIEDILPKDRLDIKVYREDEMSRRIELTPVGEFYESVCEVL from the coding sequence ATGACATATATAATTAAAACAAATTCTGTAGAAGAAACGCAGCTGTTAGCTGAAAAAATTGGTCGATGGGTTAAACCTGGAATGATCTTAACGTTAGAAGGTGATTTAGGTGCTGGAAAGACGACCTTTACTAAAGGATTTGCGAGAGGACTCGATATTAAACGAAATGTTAATAGTCCAACATTCACAATTATCAAAGAATATCAAGGACGCTTACCACTATATCATATGGATGTTTATCGTTTAGAAAACGGTGCAGAAGATATGGGAATTGATGACTATTTATTTGGTGAAGGTGTTTGTGTCGTTGAATGGGCAAGTATGATTGAAGATATTCTACCTAAAGATCGTTTAGATATTAAGGTTTATCGTGAGGATGAAATGAGTCGTCGAATTGAATTAACTCCTGTAGGAGAATTTTATGAATCGGTTTGTGAGGTGTTATAA
- a CDS encoding ECF transporter S component, with the protein MNKSRRKTKFLVLLTMFCSIQVVLMLTPLGYIPIGPVRATTMHIPVILAGILLGVKGGAITGLVFGISSVITNTIMPTITSFVFTPFYSLGDYHGNLMSLVIAIGPRVLLGVLAAFIYKWFKNKELKVRLIGSGLTALVCTMIHSILVLGMIYLFFGPSYAQAKGVEASALFGLLLTIITTNSILEAVLATVIITPLTKVLEPITKKVI; encoded by the coding sequence ATGAATAAATCAAGAAGGAAAACGAAATTTTTAGTTTTATTAACGATGTTTTGTAGTATTCAAGTTGTCTTAATGTTAACACCACTTGGCTATATTCCAATTGGTCCTGTTCGTGCGACAACCATGCATATTCCTGTTATTTTAGCCGGAATTTTATTGGGCGTAAAGGGAGGGGCAATCACAGGATTAGTATTTGGGATTAGCAGTGTCATTACGAATACGATCATGCCAACCATTACATCATTTGTCTTTACTCCGTTTTATTCATTAGGAGATTATCACGGGAATTTGATGAGCTTAGTTATTGCGATTGGACCGCGAGTTTTACTAGGAGTACTAGCGGCGTTTATTTATAAATGGTTTAAAAATAAAGAGCTTAAAGTTAGATTAATTGGTAGCGGGTTGACGGCTTTAGTTTGTACAATGATTCATTCGATTTTGGTGCTTGGAATGATCTATCTTTTCTTTGGTCCGAGTTATGCTCAAGCAAAAGGAGTTGAAGCCTCAGCTTTATTTGGATTATTACTCACCATTATTACAACAAATAGTATTTTAGAGGCAGTATTAGCAACAGTTATTATTACACCACTGACAAAAGTGTTAGAACCCATTACGAAGAAGGTGATTTAG
- a CDS encoding redox-sensing transcriptional repressor Rex, producing MLSHIPNATIKRLALYRRCFVELDEMGVKRIQSGELSQKIGIDSATIRRDFSYLGELGRQGYGYEVRVVLEAFNNLLKTEDAQSCVLIGVGNLGRALLKYFSSDKFKKRMFRTPVNLISGFDTDESLVGQCIGDLPIYHLNDLKTYIEEHHVTYVILTVPPTVAQSVASSLEGLGIKGILNLSSTVINVSEDITVHEVDLNMELETLFFYVFQKEQAKH from the coding sequence ATGCTATCACATATTCCAAATGCAACAATTAAAAGATTAGCACTTTATCGTCGCTGTTTCGTTGAATTAGATGAAATGGGAGTTAAAAGAATTCAGTCAGGTGAGTTAAGTCAAAAAATTGGAATTGATTCAGCGACTATTCGACGAGACTTTTCTTATTTAGGTGAGTTAGGACGCCAAGGTTATGGTTATGAAGTACGTGTTGTTTTAGAAGCATTTAATAATTTATTAAAAACAGAGGATGCACAAAGTTGTGTTTTAATTGGGGTTGGGAACTTAGGACGTGCATTATTAAAATATTTTAGTTCAGATAAGTTTAAAAAACGTATGTTTAGAACACCGGTTAATTTAATTTCAGGTTTTGATACGGATGAAAGTCTAGTTGGACAGTGTATTGGTGATTTACCAATTTATCATTTAAATGATTTAAAGACTTATATTGAAGAACATCATGTGACTTATGTTATTTTAACGGTTCCACCAACAGTGGCGCAAAGTGTTGCTTCTTCATTAGAAGGTTTAGGAATTAAAGGAATTTTAAATTTATCTTCAACAGTTATTAATGTAAGTGAAGATATTACGGTTCATGAAGTCGATCTAAACATGGAGTTAGAGACATTATTCTTTTATGTCTTCCAAAAAGAACAAGCTAAACATTAG
- the rimI gene encoding ribosomal protein S18-alanine N-acetyltransferase, producing the protein MIRSIEEKDLPQVISLHHELFKQEFNFEDYVQNKPFHYGIVIEENNQMVGYLVGQMIFEMSDLYYVAVHPNYRSKGYGNLLVEQFINEACQNDGDTMSLEVRISNQAAIRLYEKCGFISVGIRQRYYADGEDALLMTRNLK; encoded by the coding sequence ATGATTCGATCGATAGAAGAGAAAGATTTACCTCAAGTTATTTCACTACATCACGAGTTATTTAAACAAGAATTTAACTTTGAAGATTATGTTCAAAACAAGCCGTTTCATTATGGCATTGTCATAGAAGAGAATAATCAAATGGTAGGCTATTTAGTTGGGCAAATGATTTTTGAAATGTCGGATTTATATTATGTTGCTGTTCATCCTAATTATCGTTCAAAAGGATATGGGAATTTGTTAGTTGAGCAATTTATTAATGAGGCTTGTCAAAATGATGGTGATACGATGTCGTTAGAAGTTAGGATAAGTAATCAGGCAGCTATTCGTTTATATGAAAAGTGTGGATTCATTTCTGTCGGAATTCGTCAAAGATATTATGCAGATGGAGAGGATGCCCTGTTAATGACTCGTAATTTAAAATAG
- a CDS encoding ISL3 family transposase — protein sequence MSHSYFTRKLLNIKDKQITFEEDYLEEVKIEGVTRFVFKGILSYQPTHCERCGTLFDSKFKKHGFKTSRIVIPKVSLHDTYLDLKKQRYYCGHCQSTFTLKTSIVEKNCFISYNTKHAIALEAQNKISESDIACRHQVSHSTVNRIIHSFYESQSLNFNSLPENLCFDEFKSVKSAQGHMSFIFCDADTKQIIDIIEDRRLSSLQTYFKRYTQEARSRVKHIVIDMYAPYISLIKELFPHAKIVIDKFHLVQHLSRALNKTRIRFMKKFKKHSRKFKRYWRLFLKSHTLINTTTYRSVYCFKQPMREIDILNFLLDLSPELKATYNLYQDLLFTLQTKNLERFNHLLQAKHPLISPEFQTAFQTFKTYQSYIENTLTTSYTNGPIEGINNKIKVIKRIAFGYRSFYHFKSRILITQNLTKPKVKILAA from the coding sequence ATGTCTCACTCATATTTTACTAGAAAACTCTTAAATATTAAAGACAAACAGATCACATTTGAGGAAGATTATTTGGAAGAAGTTAAAATTGAGGGTGTCACTCGCTTTGTTTTTAAAGGCATTTTATCTTATCAACCGACTCATTGTGAGCGGTGCGGAACTCTCTTTGATTCTAAATTTAAAAAGCATGGGTTCAAAACGTCTCGAATTGTCATTCCTAAAGTTTCACTCCATGATACTTATTTAGATTTAAAGAAACAACGTTACTACTGTGGGCATTGTCAGTCGACGTTCACTCTAAAAACATCGATTGTTGAAAAGAACTGCTTCATTTCTTACAACACCAAACATGCCATTGCGTTAGAAGCACAAAATAAAATCTCGGAGTCTGATATCGCTTGTCGTCATCAAGTGTCTCATTCCACTGTCAATCGGATCATTCATAGCTTCTATGAATCTCAATCATTAAATTTTAATTCCCTTCCTGAAAATCTTTGTTTTGATGAATTTAAATCGGTTAAATCTGCCCAGGGGCATATGTCCTTCATTTTTTGTGACGCTGATACGAAACAAATCATCGATATCATTGAAGATCGTCGGCTAAGCTCCCTTCAAACGTATTTTAAACGCTATACCCAAGAAGCACGTTCTCGCGTTAAACATATTGTCATTGATATGTATGCCCCTTATATCAGTTTAATTAAGGAGCTGTTTCCTCATGCCAAAATTGTGATTGATAAATTCCATCTTGTTCAACATCTCTCTCGTGCACTGAACAAAACTCGAATTCGATTCATGAAAAAATTTAAAAAACACAGTCGTAAATTCAAACGTTACTGGCGCTTATTCTTAAAGTCCCACACGTTAATTAATACCACCACTTATCGCTCCGTTTACTGTTTCAAACAACCGATGCGAGAAATTGATATCCTAAACTTTTTACTTGATTTATCTCCTGAGTTAAAAGCCACCTACAATCTCTATCAAGACTTACTTTTCACCCTCCAAACCAAAAACTTAGAGCGATTCAATCACTTACTTCAAGCCAAACACCCTCTGATTTCTCCTGAATTCCAAACTGCTTTTCAAACGTTTAAAACGTATCAATCTTATATTGAAAACACACTGACCACTTCGTACACCAATGGTCCCATTGAAGGCATTAACAATAAAATTAAAGTCATTAAACGAATCGCTTTTGGCTATCGTAGTTTCTACCATTTTAAATCAAGAATTCTTATCACTCAAAACCTAACTAAACCCAAAGTAAAAATCCTAGCAGCTTAG
- the fabZ gene encoding 3-hydroxyacyl-ACP dehydratase FabZ, with protein MVLNSNQIQEIIPHRYPFLLIDRIDELEPGKRALGVKCISSNEMQFMGHFPQQHVMPGVLIIEALAQVGAVAILSLEANKGKIAYFAGIKSAKFRQKVIPGDRLTLETELIKVKGNIGVGKAVAKLGDQIAVEAELTFAIG; from the coding sequence GTGGTACTAAACAGTAATCAAATTCAAGAAATCATTCCACATCGATATCCGTTTTTATTAATTGATCGTATTGATGAATTAGAGCCAGGAAAACGCGCATTAGGTGTAAAGTGTATTTCATCTAATGAGATGCAATTTATGGGACACTTTCCTCAACAACATGTCATGCCAGGCGTCCTTATTATTGAGGCGTTAGCTCAAGTCGGAGCAGTTGCGATTTTAAGTTTAGAAGCCAATAAAGGTAAAATCGCTTATTTTGCAGGAATTAAGTCAGCAAAGTTTCGTCAAAAAGTTATTCCTGGTGATCGTTTAACTTTAGAAACAGAGTTAATTAAAGTGAAAGGAAACATAGGTGTTGGAAAAGCTGTGGCTAAACTAGGAGATCAGATTGCAGTAGAAGCTGAACTGACATTTGCGATTGGATAA